One region of Mobula birostris isolate sMobBir1 chromosome 24, sMobBir1.hap1, whole genome shotgun sequence genomic DNA includes:
- the LOC140187242 gene encoding inward rectifier potassium channel 2 has protein sequence MGSVRANRYSIVSSEEDGMKLATMAIANGYGNGKSKVHTRQQCRSRFVKKDGHCNVQFVNMSEKGQRYLSDIFTTCVDIRWRWMLVIFCLSFILSWLLFGCMFWLIALMHGDLDNKLGHKPCVSEVKSFTAAFLFSIETQTTIGYGFRCVTEECPIAVFIVVFQSIVGCIIDAFIIGAVMAKMAKPKKRNETLIFSDNAVIAMRDGKLCLMWRVGNLRKSHLVEAHVRAQLLKSRITPEGEYIPLDQVDVNVGFDSGIDRIFLVSPITIVHEIDEDSPFYDLSKQDLDNADFEIVVILEGMVEATAMTTQCRSSYLASEIIWGHRFEPVLFEEKNYYKVDYSRFHKTYEVPNTPLCSARDLAEKKYILSAPNTFCYENEVALMNKDDEGSESGVPESPSTETQTNTDHNQATVPLEPRPLRRESEI, from the coding sequence ATGGGAAGCGTGCGTGCCAACCGCTACAGCATTGTGTCGTCAGAGGAAGATGGGATGAAACTGGCCACAATGGCTATTGCCAACGGTTACGGAAATGGAAAAAGCAAAGTTCATACCAGGCAGCAATGCCGGAGCAGGTTTGTGAAGAAAGATGGCCATTGCAACGTCCAGTTTGTAAACATGAGCGAGAAGGGGCAGCGCTACTTGTCGGACATCTTCACAACGTGTGTAGACATCCGCTGGAGGTGGATGCTGGTCATCTTCTGCTTGTCCTTCATCTTGTCCTGGCTGTTGTTTGGCTGCATGTTTTGGCTTATTGCACTGATGCACGGtgacttggataataaattaggCCATAAGCCATGCGTTTCTGAGGTCAAAAGCTTCACGGCTGCATTTTTATTCTCCATTGAGACGCAGACGACGATTGGGTATGGCTTTCGCTGCGTGACAGAAGAGTGCCCCATAGCAGTGTTCATTGTGGTCTTTCAGTCCATCGTGGGCTGCATCATAGATGCTTTCATCATTGGCGCTGTCATGGCAAAGATGGCCAAACCGAAAAAGAGGAATGAAACATTAATCTTCAGTGACAACGCGGTGATTGCAATGAGAGATGGGAAGCTCTGTTTAATGTGGCGCGTTGGAAACTTGCGCAAAAGCCACTTGGTGGAGGCTCACGTTCGAGCCCAGCTGCTGAAGTCAAGAATAACTCCAGAGGGCGAATACATCCCTTTGGATCAAGTAGATGTCAATGTAGGCTTTGACAGTGGAATAGATAGAATATTTCTGGTGTCCCCTATTACAATAGTCCATGAAATTGATGAAGACAGTCCTTTTTATGACTTGAGTAAGCAGGATCTGGATAATGCAGACTTTGAGATTGTAGTAATTCTGGAAGGAATGGTAGAAGCTACTGCAATGACCACCCAGTGTCGCAGCTCATATCTTGCCAGTGAGATCATCTGGGGTCATCGATTTGAGCCAGTGCTCTTCGAGGAGAAAAACTATTACAAAGTGGACTATTCTCGCTTTCACAAAACCTACGAGGTGCCTAATACGCCTCTCTGTAGTGCCAGGGACCTGGCTGAAAAGAAATACATACTCTCCGCACCTAATACTTTTTGCTATGAAAACGAGGTGGCCCTCATGAACAAGGACGATGAGGGGAGTGAAAGTGGGGTTCCAGAGAGCCCAAGCACAGAGACTCAAACTAACACTGACCATAATCAGGCCACCGTTCCATTAGAACCTCGCCCACTGAGGCGGGAATCCGAAATCTAA